A region of the Pseudomonas sp. A34-9 genome:
CGGTTCTTACCAGATGCTGACCGACAGCGGACGAACCCGTGAACGAGATCTTGGCAACGTCGGGATGACGGACGATCTCCTCGCCAACCACATCGCCCCGTCCGTTGACGACATTGAATACACCCGGTGGCAGCCCCGCTTCGTGCAACGCCCTGACCACGACCTGCGTCTGCAACGCGCTCATTTCGCTGGGCTTGATGACAGCGGTGCAGCCTGTCGCCAGCGCGGTGGCCAGCTTGTTGCAGATGAAGCCCGCATTGCTGTTCCAGGGCGTGATCAGACCGGTCACGCCCACGGGCGTCAGAATGACCCTGGCCACGCCGACCTGTTCCTCGAAATCGAACGCCTCCAGTGCATCGATTGCTTGCGCAATCACATCGGCCGGATAAGTCGCCATCCAGCGCCCGCGAACCGCAGGCGCGCCGTATTCCACGAGGATGGCTTCCAACAGTTCCTCCTCCCTTGCCGCCATGGCCCGGTGCATGCGTTGCAGTGCCGCAATGCGCTCCCCCCGGCTAGTACGAGCCCACGCCGGGAACGCAACCTTGGCGGCTGCGATCGCACGCTGTGCGTCCAATGCATCGCCCAGCCGAACCTGACCGATGACTTCCTCGGTGCTCGGGTTATGAAGGTCGAACCATTCCTGACCGTGCGGAATGACGAACTCGCCGTCGATGTAGATATGTTCAATGAGTTGCATGGCGACTCCTCGCTCAAAAACGACTCGCCTGAATCGAGCCTCTGTGATGAAGTCTAAGAAGGGTTCATTATTCCGATAAGCCACCCTTTGGCTTATGAAGCATCCGCATATTCAGGACAATCCATGCACAGAACAGGAATGACCGAGCTGGAAGTGGTTCTGGCCGTGGCGCGCCGCAGCAGTTTTCGCGGCGCAGCACAGGAATTGGGCATGTCCACTACCGCCGTGAGCAGCGCGGTGGCCGGCCTGGAAGCACGCCTGAAAGTGCGCCTGTTCAATCGCTCCACGCGCAGCGTGGCCCTCACCGACATTGGGCAACGCTATGTGGCACGTATCGCCCCTGCGTTGGCGCAGATCAAAAGTGCCGGCGAAGAAGCCAGCCTCGGCCCCGATGAACCCAGCGGCACATTGCGCATCAATGCACCGCATGGCGCGGCCTACCTGCTGTTGGATCCGCTATTGAAGCAGTACGCTCAGCGCTATCCCGAAGTGCGCATCGACATCGTCAGCGAATCAAGCATGGTCGACATCATCGCCGGTGGCTTCGACGCCGGGATCCGCCTGGCGGAGTCTGTGCCGCAAGACATGATTGCCGTGCCATTGTCAGGTGACATCCGGATGCTCGTAGTAGCAACGCCCGAGTACCTCGAACGCTACGGCGTGCCCGAGCATCCGCGAGATCTGCTCACCCACGAGAGCATCTGCATGCGCATGGCCCACGGTGGCCTCTACCAGTGGGAATTGGAGCGCGATGGCCAAAAGCTGCAGATGGATCTGCCGGTGCGCTTCGCCTCCAACGAGTTGCTGGCCATCAAACAGGCCGTGGTGTTGGGCCTTGGCATTGGTTTCATTTCCGAGTGGTTCATCCAAGAAGAACTGGCGAGCGGCGCCCTGGTGCCGGTGTTAATGCCATGGTGCCCGTCGTTTGGCGGGTTGAGGCTCTACTACTCGGGCCATCGCTTCGTGCCGGCGCGATTGCGCGCACTGATTGAACTGGCGCAGGAGTTGCGGCCCACGGTGGTTTGATAATGTTCCGCCGCCTTTTTATCGTCCCCCCTTCGGCCAAAAGCAGACGTCCGCGATCGACCGTTAACGGCCAGAAGCCGCCATTCAACTCGACTCGATAATACTCAGCCGACCGTGCATCATGATGCTCGCCACCTTCTCCCATGGCGCCGTGCCAGAAGAGCACAGCCTGATTTCGCGAATCAGATTTTTACACTGCTCACCCCCGGCGATTGAGCCGATTGAAATGGAAGTCATCTCATGTTCGAACGTAGCAAACTGGTTCCAGAGTTAATGGTCACTGACCTGGATAGCAGTTTGGCCTTTTGGGTTTCTTGCCTGGGACTTGAAGTGGCTTATCAACGGCCAGAAGACGGATTCGCTTACCTCGACTTGAACGGTGCGCAAGTAATGCTTGAGCAGGCTGACCCGGACGCAGGCCAATGGCTAACTGCCCACCTGACCAAGCCGTTTGGAAGAGGAATCAACCTCCAGATTGACGTTGTGGCTGTCGGCCCGATCATCCAAAAACTTGGTCTGGCTGGATTTCCACTCTATCGAGAATGCAAAGACACCTGGTATCGGGCTAACAATGTAGAAGTCGGTCAGCGCGAATTCATCGTCCAGGATCCCGATGGCTATCTCGTAAGGTTGGTAGAGCGTTTGGGAGAGCGCCCGGTTTGTTCAATTTGAACTCAGGCTAAGGCGATCGTCCGTTTAGGGTCGTTTTTAGCCGGTCGCTGAGGCAGCGACCGGCCAAGAGCTACCGTTTGAGAAATGCAGTTTCTGAACATTACAAACATTAACTCACGGGCCACTGGTATAGATGAGCACAGCTATGAATGCTGCGAATGGAGATAGCAGAATCAGTCCACCGACGACAACTGCCCAGCCCCAGGCAAAACCACTCTCACCCTTGAAACGGCCGCCACTCAGCAAGCCCAACACAAACACGCCAATTCGATGAGCTATCAAATCGATAATGAAGTCCATTGGCCCTTTCTCCTTGCCGGTTTTCCATGAGACGTCAGAAGCGTCCGCTATTGGCCGATTGCTGTCCGCTGCGAAGGGCAGCAGTTGGCCATTAGCGCACGTTGAACTACGTCCGCTTAACCCTAAATCTGACTATCGGCTTGACTCAGATTCAAATTCAGATTGAGCAAATCAGCCTCTCACCCAACCGCTCTACCAACCTGATGAGATAACCGTCGGGATCCTGGACGATGAATTCACGATGGCCCACTCCAAGAAGGGTTAGATCCTCCAACTATAGTTCGGTGCCACGAGGGGATCGTGGCGAGCATCATGATGCAAGGGCGGACGGGAATTAGAGTGACGCGTTGATGGCTGCTATTGGTCGAAGGGACTCATGCACGCAGCGCATGTTTAGGCCGGTGGTTATCGATAAGACACGCTCGGATGAGCGGCGATCGAAGCGCGTCAGGTCATAAAACATTTTTGGGGTGAACCTGCCAGCGGTTCGGATACGCATATACTGTGCGTATTACGACTGGTAGCTTTTTGATATTACGGATTAAGGGTTGTGTAACTTTGATGAACAAGACTGATCTGCTTGAGTATTTGAAAGAGACCAGTTCCGAAATGACCCGAGGCAATATAGATGAAGCGGTTCTTCTGCATTTCGATTTGGTCATGGAAAGCTATCGAGAAAAGCCTTCATTTTATAAAAATTTGTTGAAATATGATCGGTTCATGGTTGCCCTGTCTTTATTGAGCTTCAGCTACAAAGACGAGGAAGCTCCTTTATCCAAAGTAAAGGCATTCTGCCAAGAACGTGGCTATATGTCTCGAAACAGCCTGGACTCTTATTGTTCATTTTTGTCCATCGCCGGATATATGGATGTTCGGTTACATGTCCAGGATGGACGTCAACGTAGTTTCCGACCTACGGAAAAAGCGCTAAGCAATACCGTGCAGCTAATAAAATCGTATTTGCTTCCTTCGCAAATGATCTCTCCATACGACAGTTGGTTGTCGGGTTTGGGGAAGAATGCTGACCTGTTGCGCGTATATTTTCGAGGGTTTGCCAAGATACTTGAAGGTGACTTCCTGCTCGATAAGCTGTTGCCTGAAGCGAAATGGATTCTCAACCGGGACGGCGGTCATCTGCCAATGCTCGCACTCTATGCCGATGCCCTGCGCACCGGCTCGTTAGAGACCGGCTACAACGTATCCTCTTACGTTGAGCTTTCATCGCGTCTGGGCGTGTCAAAAACGCATATGCAGCGCATGATCAAAGAAGGCCAGTTACAGGGGTATTTCAAATGCGACAAACGTTTGGTGGAATTAAGTCCTGCCTTTCTCGAATTGATGCGGCGGGCCATGTCAATCTACTTTGCAGTTGCCCGTGTCAGCATGGAGTTGGGAGTTGATGAGAGCGAAGTGGAAAACGAGACTAGCGGTATTTGCAGTGTTTGTGGGCGTTAGCGCGATGAGTTCGCTTGTTATTCGATCGTCCCCTTGGGGAGCGATTTAATCACTGAGCAATGTCCTTTATGTTGTAATCGTTTATGTCGGAGTTGAGCGTGTTTAATCGCCAGTTGAAGAATGCTCTTTTTACCTGCCAAGAGGAATTGTGCCTGGCGCTCGGGACAGTCGCCGACATCGAAGCGGTTTTTCTTTCAGTACGTGTCGATGGAGCTGGCCGGATTATCTCGGCCAACCAGCGGTTTGCGCAAACGCTGGGATACTCGCTGGAACAGCTTTCAAATATGGCGATGAATAACATCAACGCGGAACCGCAGAATGATTTTGCACCCAACCTGTGCGCCATCGAACGGCAACGCTATCGTGCCTCCGACGGCCGTGCTGTGACACTCAATATAGCCTGGATCGCTGCAGCGAACCGGACGTTTCAAGGCTACGGCATGGTTGCACCACCGCTGGCGCGGGACGAACAGGAGGTCATCGAAATGTTCAGCGCACTGAACCGCTCGATGGCGATCATCCAGTTCAGTCTCGCGGGTGAGGTCGTCTACGCCAACGAATCGTTCGTCCAGGCCATGGGTTACAGCCTTGCGGAGATAGAAGGCAAGCATCACCGCCTGTTCTGCCTGGCGGAGGACGTGGCTTCGTCGCATTACGCCGAGTTCTGGAATAGTCTTAATAAGGGCGTGTTTAACGCTGGTCGCTTTCGCCGGGTAGATAAAAGCGGAAAAGTGGTTTGGCTGGAGGCTACTTACAATCCTATCAGAGACGCTTCCGGTCGGGTTTATAAAATTGCCAAATTCGCCAGCGTAGTGACCGAGCAAGTTGAAAAAGCCGACGGAATCAAACAAGCAGCGACCATGGCTTACGACGTGTCGCTAGATACCGATGTGAAAGCTAACCGAGGTATGGAACTGGTCGCCGACTCCGTGCTCGGCACACAGAATATTGCCCAACAGATGGCCTTGGTGACCGACAGCATGACCGCGCTGGAGTCGCAGTCGCAGTTGATCGGTTCCATCGTCGACACGATCGGCGCCATCGCCACCCAGACCAATCTCTTGGCGCTTAACGCCGCTATCGAAGCTGCACGCGCTGGAGTGCATGGGCGAGGATTCGCTGTTGTGGCGGATGAAGTGCGCAAGCTCGCCGGTCGTACAAGTGCGGCCACGCAGGAGATTAACGGCGTGGTCAGGCAAAATCGAGAATTGGCCGGCGAAGCAGCGTTGCATGTCCAGTGCAGCAGAGACCAAGCCGACGTTTTATTGGAGTTGTCCGAACAGGCAGGTATGGCGATGGCAGCTATCCAATCAGGCGCAAAGCAAGTAGTGAAAGCCATTGGTAGAGTCACCAGCGATCTGCATTGAACGCTCTATCTGCGTTGCGGTAACGCCTCCTCCTTCTATGGTGAAAGCAATATGGAGGTTTTTGCGTGCAGTTTTTCCGATTGATAACTGGCGTTTGGATGCCGGAACACACTTACTTCATTGATCAGGTATTGCCCAGACGTTGACATCACATTCAGGTCGTTTCGGAAAAGGAGTTTAGGAATGCCGGCGATTTTCAAAATCAGACCAAGAATGCGAACGCTGCTGTCACCAGCGGTAACCAAGATTGAAATGGCGGGAATTGTTTCCTGGCTTTGTGTGTTGCTGATTGAGCCTGCGACAACGTTAAATCTGCCAAATCTGTTGGTTACAGCATCGTTGTTGGTTATCTGGTACGTTCATCGCGTAGTTGCTGATTTCCGCATATGGAGAATGCTCGGCGGCGTCTATATATTGATTTTGTCACTCGGCTTTGCGCATGTGATTGACACCAATGTGCAGCTGCGCGTCTTTACGCTGCCCTTAGCTGTGATCATCGTGGTAAGCAGTGCGATCTTATTCGTCACGGTTCAGGACTATCTTCTGTCTACATTGCTGGTCTGGATACTGATGTGGCCCGCTTTGGACGTTGGCTTTTACCGGGAACTGGAAGTTTATCTGGTCATTTTTTGCGTTGCTTCCATGTCCATCGGTTTTACTCTCAGCTTTACCTATCTAAGAAATATGCGGTCAGTGTTGTTGGTCGAAAGTGAATTCAGGACACTGGCGGAGACAGACTTTCTCACCTCCTTACTTAACCGAAGGGCCTTTATGGGGATCTTCCAAAATGCATTGACAGAAGGTCACAGCGGCTACTTTATAATGTTGGATATTGACGGCTTTAAATTAAAAAACGATCAGTACGGTCACGACGTCGGTGACAAGATTTTGTGTGCCATGGCCGCGTGCCTGAAATCCACCCCTGGCAGCCACAGTGTCGGGCGGATTGGAGGTGAGGAATTCGGTGTCTTGTTGTTAGGCGAAGATGATGCGGTTGCTAATGAATACGCATTGCGCCTGCTGGCCAATATCCGTTGCAGTGTATTGCCTCCGCATCAGTTCACTTGCAGCGCGGGCGTCGCGCAGTTTCGAGCGACATCGGACATGTCAGCAGTGCTCAAATGCGCCGACAGCAATATGTATAAAGCGAAGCATGATGGTAAGGATCGGGTGTTTCAGAATGGAAGGCAGGTCAAACCGCTACTTCCTGTAACTACGTAATTAAGATTTGACTGGAGGACGTCTGTGAAAATCGTTTTCGAAGAAATCGAATCTCCCCCTTGTTGCTTGCTTACGCTGGGCACCTTCACTTTAATGTTCCAGAACCGTTCAGAAGCTGAAAGCTTTCTCAAGCTCCTGACGGGGGCGGAGACATCGTTTAGCCCCCATCGCTGAGCGTCTGCTTTTGGCCGGTAGCAGTCGCCTGCCGACGTCCGCTTTTGGCCGTGTCCTGCCTATTACGGCTGACCAGGTTGGTTGCAAATCTCACTTCAGATGAAAATCGCTTTCCATCAAGCACAGTCTCTCGATTGCAGCTTGAAGTCTAGGGCGATTTGAGCCTACCCAGAACGCCAAATAACCGGCCAAATTCGTTTCCGCAAATAAGTGTCCACCCCTTGATTTCAGAGGCCTCCAGAGCATTAATGAATACCGCCTAGCGGAAACGAATACAAGGTAAGGCATTGAAATATAAAGATTAATCTTCGGACTTGAAAACCGTCGACTGTAACAGGTCCATGAGTTCGAATCCCATCGCCTCCGCCATCTTATGTACGACAAAGCCCTGATTATTCAGGGCTTTGTCGTTTCTGGGGTTTGAGAAAATCTACGCCCCCACTGACGTGTTCCATTACTTTTGTGGACGCGTTCCATAACGAGCTGTGTTTCAGCGACTTTCCCCGGGCGTTCTGCCGCCTGAAAAACCAATCCCCCCCCCTGCTACGCTGGTTTCGTGCTTTCGAAGAAGCGATTTCCCACCCGTTGCAGCCCGAGGTTTTCCCGCAGGCTGCGGCCTTCGTAATGGGTGCGGTATAGCCCGCGCCGTTGCAATTCAGGCACCACCAGATCTACAAAATCATCGATGGCACCCGGGAGATGAGTGAACAGCACATTGAAGCCATCCGCTGCATATTCTTCATACCAGGTGGCCAGTTCGTCGACGATCTGCGCCGGTGTGCCGACCTGAACCTTATGCCCACTGGCTGACAGGCTGCGCAGCAGTTGCGCGACCGTCGGTCGCTCGCGACGGATCAGATCGAGCACCAGTTGCTGTCGGCTCTGGTGCCGTTGCGTCGGCGCGAGATGTTCCGGCAACGGCACCACGGCGTGCAATGGCAAGTCCGACAGATCAATGCCCAGGTCAAGCAGCCAGGACAAGCTCTTGAGCATCACTTCGGGGTCGAGTAGTTCTTGCAACTGCTGGTACTTTTCTTCGGCCTCGTTGAGGGTTCGGCCGACAGTTGGCGCAATGCCCGGAAAGATCTTCAACTGCCCGACGTGTCGCCCATAGTGCGGCAAACGCTCCTTGAGTCCGGCGTAAAAAGCTTTGCCCTCCTCCAGGGTTTGCTGAGCGGTGAACACCAGTTCAGCGCTGCGCGCCGCCAGCTCTCGACCCGGGCCAGACGAGCCGGCCTGAGCGATCAGCGGCCAACCTTGCAGGGGGCGCGGCGCGTTCAATGGACCGCGAACCTGGAAGTGTTGGCCGTGATGCTCAAGCACGTGCATTTTCTCGGTATCGAGCCAGGTGCCTGTGACCTTGTCGCGCACAAACGCATCATCGGCCCAGCTGTCCCAGAGCCCTGTTACCACGTCGAAAAACTCTTCGGCCCGGGCATAACGATCAGCGTGCGCCAAGGGCTGGGCATGATTGAAATTTTCGCCGCCAATCAAACCGGTTACCAGGTTCCACCCGGCACGACCACCGCTCAGGTGATCGAGTGAAGCGAACTTGCGCGCGACGTTATAGGGCTCGTTGTACGACGTATTGACGGTGGCGATCAGGCCGATGTGTTCGGTCAACACCGCTAGCGCCGGCAGTAGCGTCAACGGGTCCCAGCGCAGGCTGTAAGACGTGCGGCTGAGCACCCGTGGATCGAGGTTGCCCACGGCAACATTGTCATTGAGAAACAAGGCATCGAAGCAGCCTCGTTCCAGCGTTTGCGCGTAGTGCCGATAGCGCTGAAAATTCAGCGAAGCATCGGCATCCGCCTGTGGGTGACGCCAACTGCCACCGTGCGCCCCGGAGCCGGACAGAAAGGCCCCAAGGCGTATTTGCCCCGTACGTTCAGCCATGACCCGGCCCTTCTCCGGCGAGTGCCTGCGCCGTTTTTGCCCTGCGCAGCAACCACGCCACCGAGGCCCAGACACTGAGGCTGGCCACCGCCAGAAACACCATGACCGCACGATAGCCATTGAGGAACGCGCCCGGCACATCATCCAGCGGCAGTGCGGAAAAATGATGATAAATCCCGACGCCAACCGCCAACCCGAGACCGCCACCTACGTTGTGCAACGTCATCAGCGACCCCATCGCTACCGAACCGACCTGCTGCGGCACCGAAGAAATCCCCAACACCGTCGACGGCCCGAGAATGCTCGCCCAGCCCAGGCCCATGACCACGAACGCGGCCAGGACATAGGCCAGGGACGTCTGGCGATCAAAGCCAGCCTGCAACAACGCCGACACCACAAACAGCAGTAACCCGGTCTTGATCAGCAACGCCGGCCCCTTGCGATCCACCAACCGCCCCACAAGCGGTGACAATACCGCGACCCCAAGTGTGGTCGGCAACAGCAACAGACCGCTGGCCTGAACGTTTTCGCCGCGAATCAATGCCAGGTAAAGCGGCATGACAAAAAACGCCACGCAGTAAAACAGCGCCAGGCCGAAACTGGCGGTCACCGCGGCCACGAAGCGCCGGTTGGCGAATAACCGCAAGTCGATGATCGGTGCCGCGACACGTTTTTCGACCTCAATGAACGCCCAGAGCGCCAGCACCGCCAGACTGATCAAGCCCAGCGTAACCGGCGAACGCCAACCCCACGCTGCGCCTTGCACGATCACCAGCACCAGGCTTGGCAACCCGACCAACAACAAAATCGCCCCCAGCCAATCAAGCCGGGTGCCTGTCTGCTCAGCACGGGACTCATCGACGCTGACGCTACAAATCGCCAGGCTGAGCAGCACCAACGGCACGTTAATCAGGAAAATCCATTGCCAGCCGAACGCACTGGTAATCACG
Encoded here:
- a CDS encoding LysR family transcriptional regulator is translated as MHRTGMTELEVVLAVARRSSFRGAAQELGMSTTAVSSAVAGLEARLKVRLFNRSTRSVALTDIGQRYVARIAPALAQIKSAGEEASLGPDEPSGTLRINAPHGAAYLLLDPLLKQYAQRYPEVRIDIVSESSMVDIIAGGFDAGIRLAESVPQDMIAVPLSGDIRMLVVATPEYLERYGVPEHPRDLLTHESICMRMAHGGLYQWELERDGQKLQMDLPVRFASNELLAIKQAVVLGLGIGFISEWFIQEELASGALVPVLMPWCPSFGGLRLYYSGHRFVPARLRALIELAQELRPTVV
- a CDS encoding VOC family protein, with translation MFERSKLVPELMVTDLDSSLAFWVSCLGLEVAYQRPEDGFAYLDLNGAQVMLEQADPDAGQWLTAHLTKPFGRGINLQIDVVAVGPIIQKLGLAGFPLYRECKDTWYRANNVEVGQREFIVQDPDGYLVRLVERLGERPVCSI
- a CDS encoding PAS domain-containing methyl-accepting chemotaxis protein, which codes for MFNRQLKNALFTCQEELCLALGTVADIEAVFLSVRVDGAGRIISANQRFAQTLGYSLEQLSNMAMNNINAEPQNDFAPNLCAIERQRYRASDGRAVTLNIAWIAAANRTFQGYGMVAPPLARDEQEVIEMFSALNRSMAIIQFSLAGEVVYANESFVQAMGYSLAEIEGKHHRLFCLAEDVASSHYAEFWNSLNKGVFNAGRFRRVDKSGKVVWLEATYNPIRDASGRVYKIAKFASVVTEQVEKADGIKQAATMAYDVSLDTDVKANRGMELVADSVLGTQNIAQQMALVTDSMTALESQSQLIGSIVDTIGAIATQTNLLALNAAIEAARAGVHGRGFAVVADEVRKLAGRTSAATQEINGVVRQNRELAGEAALHVQCSRDQADVLLELSEQAGMAMAAIQSGAKQVVKAIGRVTSDLH
- a CDS encoding GGDEF domain-containing protein — protein: MPAIFKIRPRMRTLLSPAVTKIEMAGIVSWLCVLLIEPATTLNLPNLLVTASLLVIWYVHRVVADFRIWRMLGGVYILILSLGFAHVIDTNVQLRVFTLPLAVIIVVSSAILFVTVQDYLLSTLLVWILMWPALDVGFYRELEVYLVIFCVASMSIGFTLSFTYLRNMRSVLLVESEFRTLAETDFLTSLLNRRAFMGIFQNALTEGHSGYFIMLDIDGFKLKNDQYGHDVGDKILCAMAACLKSTPGSHSVGRIGGEEFGVLLLGEDDAVANEYALRLLANIRCSVLPPHQFTCSAGVAQFRATSDMSAVLKCADSNMYKAKHDGKDRVFQNGRQVKPLLPVTT
- a CDS encoding LLM class flavin-dependent oxidoreductase, with protein sequence MAERTGQIRLGAFLSGSGAHGGSWRHPQADADASLNFQRYRHYAQTLERGCFDALFLNDNVAVGNLDPRVLSRTSYSLRWDPLTLLPALAVLTEHIGLIATVNTSYNEPYNVARKFASLDHLSGGRAGWNLVTGLIGGENFNHAQPLAHADRYARAEEFFDVVTGLWDSWADDAFVRDKVTGTWLDTEKMHVLEHHGQHFQVRGPLNAPRPLQGWPLIAQAGSSGPGRELAARSAELVFTAQQTLEEGKAFYAGLKERLPHYGRHVGQLKIFPGIAPTVGRTLNEAEEKYQQLQELLDPEVMLKSLSWLLDLGIDLSDLPLHAVVPLPEHLAPTQRHQSRQQLVLDLIRRERPTVAQLLRSLSASGHKVQVGTPAQIVDELATWYEEYAADGFNVLFTHLPGAIDDFVDLVVPELQRRGLYRTHYEGRSLRENLGLQRVGNRFFESTKPA
- a CDS encoding MFS transporter, whose protein sequence is MSVFAQQQRKWWALLGVSIASFLGCVDFTIVNTALPALQQDLGADVDRLQWVINGFILALSSFMVLVGRLADVHGRKRVLFIGLSLFGLASLAAGLVGDIDQLIAARIVQGLACAVLYTASGAIVSSTFDSAEQGKAFGVLFGVNGIGLAIGPVLGGVITSAFGWQWIFLINVPLVLLSLAICSVSVDESRAEQTGTRLDWLGAILLLVGLPSLVLVIVQGAAWGWRSPVTLGLISLAVLALWAFIEVEKRVAAPIIDLRLFANRRFVAAVTASFGLALFYCVAFFVMPLYLALIRGENVQASGLLLLPTTLGVAVLSPLVGRLVDRKGPALLIKTGLLLFVVSALLQAGFDRQTSLAYVLAAFVVMGLGWASILGPSTVLGISSVPQQVGSVAMGSLMTLHNVGGGLGLAVGVGIYHHFSALPLDDVPGAFLNGYRAVMVFLAVASLSVWASVAWLLRRAKTAQALAGEGPGHG